AGGTAATGGCTTGAGGACAAATGAACTTGCATGATAATTTATCAGTACCTTAGTTGATATTGTTATAATTTGGAAGGCAGCTTTAGTTGTGGATCCAGTCATGGTTTCTACAAGCGGCGACATGCTTGCTGGGCCATCAACACTTTCAGGATATCGGTATAGGCCATATGATATTAGATGAATTGTTGGTTGATCTGAACCTTCACGAGTCACACAAATGAGTTAAATGCACTTATTTTGAAGGTGCACATGAAATATGTAGTTCTGTATTTCAGGGATGAACTTTTTGCGATGGCTGATATTGTCACTCCAAATCTCAAAGAAGCATCAGCTTTACTTGGAGGCATGTCATTGAGAACAGTATCTGACATGTGTTCTGCAGCAAAATCTATACATAACTTAGGTCCCAGGTAAGTTTCTGCATTCATTTTGAAGTTGTGTATGTTCTAAATTGTTCAGTGTTCTTCATTCTCATACTAGTATACATTGTTTCTTTATCACCCACTTCAGTCACCTTATCCTTTGACCTCTCATATATGCACTTGTCGGTGTTTCATGAATAGTTTTGGTAAAATGATAATAGGTCATTCATGATATTTTTACTTCACTATATGTTTCTATGGGATTTTCAGTTTGTCACGCATGCTTCTTGTTTTGCAAACTCTATAATCGTAGGTTAAATATGCTTCTTGTTTTGCAAACCTAGAGCATTGTATGATGCTAGAAAATGTAGGACTTGATGCTAACAGTAGTTTCCTTGATCTTTGTTGTGTTCTTGAGTTTATCTGTTCTGTGCAAGTCTTCTCCCATCAGATGGATCTATTAATAAGTTGCTTGAAGTTTGTCGAAACCAGATTATGAAAATTTCTATTGATGCTTTCCAAAATATCAGAGACATGATCATGCCAAGATGTATTTTTCCTCAGTTTCATGTTGTGACCGTAATATTCTGGTATCCTGACATGATTGTCCTTTTGATGTTAGACCAAGAAAACGAGATGCTATGAATGATCAAAGCTTCTATTTCGATTCCTTTGAGAATTATATTGATGAGGTATCATTTGCAGGAATGTACTTGTGAAAGGTGGCCATCTCCCAGGTTCATCAGAAGCAACTGATGTATTTTTTGATGGTATGCCTCTACCTCTTGACAGCCATATCGGCTCATCCGTAAGCCTTTTTGCTTAGTTATTGAACTATGGCACTGGATTTTCTGCTTGTAGGAGAAAATTATCATGTGTTACGCGGATCACACGTAAACACCCGTAACACCCATGGCACTGGATGCACTCTTGCTTCATGCATAGCAGCAGAACTCGCCAAAGGTTCCCCGATGCTGCAAGCTGTTCAGGTGATCCTCTTGTGCATATAAACTGTAAATTCAATTACACAAGCTTATGAACTTCCAGTTGCCTGTTCATTTTTGCAGAGGGCCAAGACGTTTGTTGAGAGTGCTCTTGACTACAGCAAAGATATCTTAATTGGAAACGGACCTCAAGGCCCCTTGGACCACTTATTTGATCTCAACACTCATGCCCATACTGCAGGAGCGAGATCATTTGATGCTAATGATCTGTTCTTGTACGCAGTTACGGATTCTGGGATGAACAGGAAGTGGGGTCGTTCCATTGTGGATGCCGTGAAAGCATCCATCGAAGGAGGTGCCACCATTGTTCAGTTGAGGTATGAAACATGCGAATTGCTTCAGTTCTTAGTTCTGCTGAGGTTTCGATTCTTCTTCGTCTCATGCCATCAGAGACAAGGAGGCTGAGACCCGTGACTTCATCGAAGCAGCAAACGCTTGCTTGGAAATATGCCGATCCAACGGAGTGCCGCTGCTGATCAATGACCGAGTTGATGTTGCACTCGCTTGTGATGCCGATGGCGTGCATGTAGGGCAATCTGATATGCCAGCTCCAGTTGCTCGTAGCATTTTAGGGCCTCAAAAGATCATCGGC
The window above is part of the Musa acuminata AAA Group cultivar baxijiao chromosome BXJ2-6, Cavendish_Baxijiao_AAA, whole genome shotgun sequence genome. Proteins encoded here:
- the LOC103987667 gene encoding probable thiamine biosynthetic bifunctional enzyme, chloroplastic, which gives rise to MQINPSFDTSSFMAVAAVATASPSSLIYTRPSSRSGGRIRGSARRTTALVMAAGNGGGRRMPHVLTVAGSDSGAGAGIQADIKACGALGAYCSSVITAVTAQNTVGVQGVHPVPEAFVAEQLRSVLSDMAVDVVKTGMLPSVGIIKVLCHSLQEFPVKALVVDPVMVSTSGDMLAGPSTLSGYRDELFAMADIVTPNLKEASALLGGMSLRTVSDMCSAAKSIHNLGPRNVLVKGGHLPGSSEATDVFFDGENYHVLRGSHVNTRNTHGTGCTLASCIAAELAKGSPMLQAVQRAKTFVESALDYSKDILIGNGPQGPLDHLFDLNTHAHTAGARSFDANDLFLYAVTDSGMNRKWGRSIVDAVKASIEGGATIVQLRDKEAETRDFIEAANACLEICRSNGVPLLINDRVDVALACDADGVHVGQSDMPAPVARSILGPQKIIGVSCKTAAQATQAWADGADYIGCGGVFPTTTKANNLTVGLDGLKAVCLASKVPVVAIGGISAANAGSVMEISVPSLKGVAVVSALFDRECIGTEARRLKSILMDSSSHAKLSV